In the genome of Pseudobdellovibrionaceae bacterium, one region contains:
- the leuS gene encoding leucine--tRNA ligase: MAYSHQEIDSKWQDLWTKNQIYKAEFPSTKPKYYALDMFPYPSAKGLHVGHLASYTPTDVVSRYKRAQGFNVLHPMGFDAFGLPAEQFAIQTGTHPALTTEEAINNFRRQMDAFGFSFDWDRSLSTADPKFYKWTQFIFTELYKKGLAYQKEVPVNWCPALKTVLANEEVVDGKSERGGHPVIRMPMKQWMLKITDYSEPLLQGLDTVDFPDRTKEGQKNWIGKSLGAEIRFAIKGEKTETLTVFTTRPDTLFGATFMVLAPEHPAVLEITPTEKLPEVKAYIDSTSRKSEVDRKAAKEKSGCFTGAFAIHPITKKELPIWIADYVLIDYGSGAIMAVPGHDERDFEFAQKYGLEIVRVVEGGDELPYSGDGQMVNSDFLNGLSKEDAIKKMVSHLENQNLGHGQVQYKLRDWLFSRQRYWGEPIPVVKNIKDGSIKPLSLAELPVELPEVANYEPSESGEAPLARNTAWVNYSEDYTREVDTMPGSAGSSWYFLRYTDPHNENELASPEAQKYWMPVDLYLGGPEHTVGHLLYSRFWQRFLYEQGHATTPEPYAKLAHQGMILGPDGEKMSKSRGNVINPDDVKADFGADAIRVYICFMGPYDRDKPWSTDGIYGVRRFLDRIWRLCLDEDQNVQLQDGAEFPEDAQKVLHKTIKKVAQDIESLNFNTAVSAMMIYTNELYKLPKVSKEMVLPLIQILAPFAPHFCEELWQRLGQTGFVCVTPWPQYDENLCVDNLLVTAVQVNGKTRGTIDVEANTSEDEALKLAHNLKTVQAQLEGKNIVKVIYKPGRILNIIAK, translated from the coding sequence ATGGCGTATTCTCATCAAGAAATTGACTCGAAATGGCAGGATTTATGGACCAAAAACCAAATCTATAAAGCTGAATTTCCTTCCACTAAACCCAAATACTATGCCCTGGATATGTTTCCCTACCCTTCCGCCAAAGGTCTGCACGTAGGTCACTTGGCCTCTTACACTCCTACTGACGTGGTTTCTAGATATAAAAGAGCCCAAGGCTTTAACGTGCTTCATCCCATGGGATTTGATGCCTTCGGGTTACCTGCAGAACAATTCGCCATTCAAACAGGCACACATCCTGCCCTAACCACCGAAGAGGCCATCAATAACTTTCGCAGACAGATGGATGCCTTTGGGTTCAGCTTTGACTGGGATCGTTCTCTCTCAACGGCTGACCCTAAGTTTTACAAATGGACCCAATTTATTTTCACAGAGCTTTATAAAAAAGGCCTCGCCTATCAAAAAGAAGTTCCTGTGAACTGGTGCCCTGCACTTAAAACCGTCTTAGCCAACGAAGAGGTTGTGGACGGAAAGAGTGAACGCGGTGGCCATCCCGTCATTCGTATGCCCATGAAGCAGTGGATGCTAAAAATCACAGATTATTCCGAGCCACTCTTGCAGGGTCTAGATACAGTGGATTTCCCCGACAGAACCAAAGAAGGGCAAAAAAATTGGATTGGCAAAAGCTTAGGAGCAGAAATTCGTTTTGCCATTAAAGGCGAAAAGACTGAAACTCTGACGGTGTTCACCACTCGTCCTGACACTTTGTTCGGGGCCACGTTTATGGTGCTGGCTCCAGAACACCCTGCTGTTTTAGAAATCACTCCCACAGAAAAATTACCAGAGGTGAAGGCCTATATAGACTCCACCTCTAGAAAAAGCGAAGTGGATCGCAAAGCGGCTAAAGAAAAATCGGGCTGTTTTACAGGAGCCTTTGCCATCCACCCTATCACAAAAAAAGAGCTGCCCATCTGGATCGCCGATTATGTTCTGATCGACTATGGCTCAGGGGCCATCATGGCCGTCCCTGGGCACGACGAAAGAGATTTTGAATTTGCCCAAAAGTACGGTCTTGAAATTGTACGTGTAGTAGAAGGCGGTGATGAGCTGCCTTACAGTGGCGATGGTCAAATGGTCAACTCTGATTTCTTAAATGGCTTAAGCAAAGAAGACGCCATCAAAAAGATGGTCTCCCATCTAGAAAACCAAAACCTTGGGCACGGCCAAGTTCAGTACAAATTGCGCGACTGGCTGTTTTCTCGTCAAAGATATTGGGGTGAACCTATCCCTGTGGTTAAAAATATAAAAGACGGCTCGATCAAACCCTTGAGCCTTGCGGAACTTCCCGTAGAACTTCCTGAGGTGGCCAACTATGAACCCTCTGAGTCAGGTGAAGCCCCACTAGCCAGAAACACAGCGTGGGTGAACTACTCTGAAGATTACACTCGTGAAGTCGACACCATGCCTGGTTCTGCGGGATCGTCATGGTATTTTCTAAGATACACCGACCCTCATAACGAAAACGAACTTGCAAGCCCAGAGGCTCAAAAGTATTGGATGCCTGTCGATCTTTATTTAGGCGGCCCTGAGCACACCGTAGGACATTTACTGTACTCACGCTTTTGGCAAAGATTCTTATACGAGCAGGGACACGCAACCACCCCAGAACCTTATGCCAAGCTGGCTCACCAAGGGATGATTTTGGGACCTGATGGGGAAAAGATGTCTAAATCCCGAGGCAACGTGATCAACCCCGATGACGTCAAAGCAGATTTCGGAGCCGATGCCATCCGTGTCTACATCTGCTTTATGGGCCCCTATGACCGAGACAAACCGTGGAGCACTGATGGCATCTATGGAGTTCGACGCTTTTTAGATCGTATTTGGCGTTTATGTTTAGACGAAGACCAAAACGTGCAATTGCAAGATGGAGCCGAGTTTCCTGAAGACGCGCAAAAAGTCCTGCATAAAACCATTAAGAAAGTGGCTCAGGATATCGAGAGCCTTAATTTCAATACGGCTGTCAGTGCAATGATGATCTACACCAACGAGCTTTATAAACTGCCCAAAGTCAGCAAAGAGATGGTTTTGCCTTTGATCCAAATCCTAGCTCCCTTTGCCCCTCACTTTTGCGAAGAGCTTTGGCAGCGCCTAGGTCAAACTGGTTTTGTTTGTGTGACGCCTTGGCCACAATATGATGAAAATTTGTGCGTCGATAACCTTTTGGTCACCGCTGTGCAGGTCAACGGTAAGACTCGCGGCACTATTGATGTTGAAGCAAATACGTCTGAAGATGAAGCCTTAAAGTTGGCGCACAACCTTAAAACTGTTCAGGCTCAACTTGAAGGAAAAAACATAGTAAAAGTGATTTATAAACCAGGTCGCATATTAAATATTATCGCTAAATAA
- the speA gene encoding biosynthetic arginine decarboxylase: MTDWTVEDSKTLYGISNWGAPYFNINSKGNVTVDVPEKGNPVDLKEIIDDLKANGIQTPVLMRFPDILSSRIKLLNRCFQRAMTDYGYTGKYRGVFPVKVNQQKHLVEDLVKFGEQTGLGLECGSKPELIIAITKMKYTDGLILCNGFKDRDYIETALLATKLGRDVIIVVDRKSELDIILQVAKELEIKPTIGLRAKLSTRSAGRWVESTGHKSKFGLTPFEMVECVERLKAEDMQDSLQLIHFHLGSQIPSILSIKASLKEGTRFFTELYNLGVTPKYIDVGGGLGVDYDGSGSTESSTNYSEQEYANDVVYTIKSICDEKKVPHPDIITESGRSLVAHSSVLVFDVLGCNNFDSVESHDFKPQPTDHQILRDLYDISEGLSLKTLNEGYNDLKQIRADILQLFTYGVLNLEQRAIAERLIFNISSRMRKLIRNEEDFADILYELDSFLCDSYFCNFSVFQSLPDSWAVDQIFPILPIMRHKEHPDRRAIIVDLTCDSDGKVNRFIDSETYEVKSTLEVHSLKPNEPYYIGAFLAGAYQEILGDLHNLFGDTNAVHIHISENGGYTIDHIVQGDSMSDVLSYVEYNPEEFVVSLNEDCMNGISKGTLTEDQAALLMKRFKTSLFSSTYLGS; encoded by the coding sequence ATGACGGATTGGACAGTTGAAGACAGTAAAACGCTTTATGGAATTTCTAATTGGGGCGCTCCCTATTTTAACATCAACTCTAAGGGTAACGTGACCGTTGATGTTCCTGAAAAAGGAAACCCTGTTGATCTTAAAGAGATCATTGATGATCTTAAGGCCAATGGCATTCAAACCCCTGTGTTAATGCGCTTTCCAGATATTTTATCTTCAAGAATTAAATTATTAAATCGCTGTTTTCAAAGAGCCATGACAGATTATGGATACACAGGAAAGTACCGCGGTGTTTTTCCTGTTAAAGTGAACCAACAAAAGCATCTTGTCGAAGACCTTGTGAAATTTGGCGAACAAACAGGTTTGGGTTTAGAGTGTGGAAGCAAACCTGAGTTGATCATTGCTATTACAAAAATGAAGTACACAGATGGGCTCATCTTATGTAATGGCTTTAAAGATAGGGACTATATTGAAACGGCACTCCTTGCGACGAAACTAGGACGTGATGTGATCATTGTCGTGGATAGAAAATCAGAACTCGACATCATCCTTCAGGTAGCTAAAGAGCTTGAGATTAAACCCACTATTGGCTTACGAGCCAAGTTGAGCACACGAAGCGCAGGTCGCTGGGTGGAAAGCACAGGACACAAATCCAAATTTGGTCTTACTCCTTTTGAAATGGTAGAATGCGTGGAACGTTTAAAAGCCGAAGACATGCAAGATAGCCTTCAGCTGATTCACTTTCACCTAGGATCTCAAATTCCATCAATTCTTTCCATTAAAGCCTCTTTAAAAGAAGGTACTCGTTTTTTTACTGAGCTTTACAACTTAGGTGTAACTCCTAAGTATATTGATGTTGGCGGCGGACTAGGTGTGGACTATGATGGCTCGGGAAGTACTGAAAGCTCTACAAACTATTCAGAGCAAGAGTACGCCAACGATGTAGTGTACACCATTAAATCTATCTGTGACGAAAAGAAGGTTCCTCATCCTGACATCATCACCGAGTCTGGTCGGTCCTTAGTGGCTCACAGTTCGGTTCTGGTCTTTGATGTTTTAGGTTGTAATAACTTTGATAGCGTAGAGTCGCACGATTTCAAACCTCAACCTACCGATCACCAAATTTTACGTGACCTTTACGATATTTCTGAAGGTTTAAGTTTAAAAACGTTAAACGAAGGCTATAACGATTTAAAACAGATTCGCGCAGACATACTTCAACTTTTCACCTATGGGGTTTTAAATCTTGAGCAACGGGCCATTGCAGAACGTCTGATCTTTAATATCAGCAGTCGTATGCGTAAACTGATTCGAAACGAAGAAGACTTTGCAGACATTTTATATGAACTCGATTCATTTTTATGTGACTCTTATTTTTGTAACTTCTCTGTCTTTCAATCTCTTCCCGACTCATGGGCCGTAGATCAGATATTCCCTATTCTGCCTATCATGCGCCACAAAGAGCATCCCGATCGCAGAGCCATCATTGTGGACCTCACTTGTGATTCTGATGGCAAGGTCAATCGTTTTATCGATAGTGAAACCTACGAAGTCAAAAGCACATTAGAAGTTCACAGCCTTAAACCTAATGAGCCTTATTACATTGGTGCTTTTTTAGCTGGGGCTTACCAAGAGATTCTTGGAGACTTGCACAACCTATTTGGTGACACCAACGCCGTACACATTCATATTTCTGAAAATGGGGGCTATACCATTGACCATATTGTGCAAGGTGACAGCATGAGCGATGTCTTGTCATATGTGGAATATAATCCTGAAGAGTTTGTGGTCAGCCTTAACGAAGACTGTATGAATGGAATTTCCAAAGGGACACTTACGGAAGACCAGGCGGCTTTACTTATGAAACGATTTAAAACTTCATTGTTCAGCTCGACCTATTTAGGTTCCTAG
- a CDS encoding cation:proton antiporter, translating to MFAKFFPSVFPLNDPVLIFAIVLVLFLTAPMVMKRFNLPGMIGLLLAGAILGPHALGILARDSSFILLGAVGLTYIMFTAALEIDLTVFKKYGVSGFVFGMLTFAFPQGLGTLIAYYILGFDLLPAILLASMLASHTLLAYPIASKHGLSTNRAVTATVGGTIITDTLALLVLAVVASYAQGDGGEALWWRLGFFISTFVAGVFFLVPHLGRWFFKKFPNDDSAQFVFVLSSVFMCAALAHFAGLEPIVGAFLSGLALNKLIPHNSTLMNRLNFTGDAIFIPFFLLSVGMILDVTVLFKSFRIWWLSIVITLIVIGTKWAAAKVSGFIFRYKNEETQIMFGLSVVQAAATLATVMVGHRIGMFDDAVVNAAIITILVTCILGPYVVDKYATAFASSSTKKSEDHSAETSNDSIIIPVAPEQNIPALLELSLLLRNPKTKAAIYPTHITADNENLNDNMAAGKKLLNKALHDLSAANCPTEAIHRVDSEPAQALIKIRKEVGASKVVMSWDARPSEKGAQFGSVIDALVTDGGANLIISKLAYSLSGSRRINLVFAPFKSMTIPLVQAAKNAEVIAKQLGVSMQVMVAQDNLNDLKNMFKTYELNVSKTLISYPSGRTWFPFMIQNTLPHDLIILIPTLNQNVDMVANTPLTTTQPESNPSGSTDNSYSPNDSTMMTYSIVGRYSDQNLLIIFGSKSLN from the coding sequence ATGTTTGCTAAGTTTTTCCCCTCGGTATTTCCATTAAATGATCCTGTTTTAATCTTTGCCATTGTGTTGGTGCTTTTTTTAACCGCACCCATGGTGATGAAACGCTTTAACTTACCTGGGATGATTGGACTTCTTCTTGCGGGAGCCATCTTAGGTCCTCACGCTTTAGGTATTTTAGCGCGTGACTCTTCCTTTATCTTACTGGGTGCTGTGGGACTCACCTACATCATGTTCACCGCAGCCTTAGAGATTGATCTTACTGTCTTTAAAAAATACGGAGTGAGTGGTTTTGTTTTTGGAATGTTGACCTTTGCCTTTCCTCAAGGCTTAGGAACCTTAATAGCCTATTACATTTTAGGCTTTGATCTTTTACCTGCTATCTTACTTGCAAGTATGTTGGCCTCACATACTCTGCTTGCTTATCCTATTGCAAGTAAACACGGTCTTTCTACAAATCGCGCGGTAACCGCTACCGTAGGCGGAACCATCATCACCGACACGCTCGCTCTTTTGGTTTTGGCTGTGGTGGCATCTTATGCTCAAGGCGATGGTGGCGAAGCGCTATGGTGGCGACTTGGGTTTTTTATCTCTACCTTTGTGGCAGGTGTGTTCTTTTTGGTTCCTCATTTAGGACGTTGGTTTTTTAAAAAATTTCCCAATGACGACAGTGCCCAATTTGTGTTTGTGCTGTCTTCTGTTTTTATGTGCGCGGCACTGGCTCACTTTGCAGGACTGGAACCCATTGTCGGCGCCTTTTTATCTGGCTTAGCCTTAAACAAATTGATCCCCCACAATAGCACCTTGATGAATCGCCTTAATTTTACAGGGGATGCCATCTTTATTCCTTTCTTCTTATTGTCCGTGGGAATGATTCTGGATGTGACCGTTCTCTTTAAGAGTTTTCGCATTTGGTGGCTTTCAATTGTCATCACTCTGATTGTAATCGGTACCAAATGGGCGGCGGCCAAAGTTTCTGGTTTTATTTTCAGATACAAAAATGAAGAGACTCAAATCATGTTTGGTTTAAGTGTGGTGCAAGCAGCTGCCACCCTAGCCACTGTGATGGTCGGTCACAGAATTGGAATGTTTGACGATGCCGTAGTGAATGCCGCCATCATCACTATTCTTGTCACCTGTATTTTAGGTCCTTATGTGGTCGACAAGTATGCCACGGCATTTGCCAGCTCCTCCACAAAAAAATCAGAGGATCACTCTGCTGAAACCAGTAATGACTCTATAATCATCCCTGTAGCACCAGAGCAAAATATACCTGCGCTACTTGAACTGTCTTTACTCTTACGCAACCCTAAAACTAAAGCCGCCATCTACCCCACTCATATCACTGCCGATAACGAAAACTTAAATGACAATATGGCGGCTGGAAAAAAATTGTTAAACAAAGCCCTGCATGACCTCAGTGCTGCAAATTGCCCCACAGAAGCCATTCATCGTGTCGACAGCGAACCTGCTCAAGCCCTTATTAAAATTCGTAAAGAGGTAGGAGCCTCAAAAGTTGTGATGAGTTGGGATGCTCGCCCCAGCGAAAAAGGAGCACAGTTTGGCTCTGTTATTGATGCCCTAGTCACAGACGGAGGGGCTAACCTTATCATTTCTAAACTTGCTTATTCTTTAAGTGGCTCTCGACGCATTAACCTTGTTTTTGCTCCTTTTAAATCTATGACCATTCCACTGGTTCAAGCGGCAAAAAACGCAGAAGTTATTGCCAAGCAGCTTGGAGTCTCTATGCAAGTGATGGTGGCTCAAGATAATTTGAATGATCTTAAAAATATGTTTAAAACCTATGAGTTGAATGTTTCAAAAACTCTGATTAGTTACCCATCTGGACGCACATGGTTTCCGTTTATGATTCAGAACACTTTGCCCCATGATCTTATCATTCTTATTCCCACATTAAATCAAAACGTGGATATGGTGGCCAATACTCCTTTAACAACAACTCAGCCAGAATCTAACCCTTCTGGTTCTACAGATAACTCCTATTCGCCTAATGATAGCACCATGATGACTTACAGTATTGTGGGTCGTTACTCCGACCAAAATCTATTGATCATCTTTGGCTCTAAAAGCTTAAATTAA
- a CDS encoding DUF2288 domain-containing protein, translating to MNETYQKQIFKSPWSDIKEHSLRDGVILVSNQLSLEVAAKAVVENNTETVNSWIESQLIGKPTPEQLEEWNNNVSKPFLLFIAQPYVLIQELDLQ from the coding sequence ATGAATGAAACTTATCAAAAACAAATTTTTAAATCTCCTTGGTCAGACATCAAGGAGCATTCCCTACGCGATGGCGTCATTCTTGTGTCTAATCAACTTTCACTTGAAGTGGCAGCCAAAGCAGTTGTTGAGAACAACACAGAAACCGTCAACAGTTGGATTGAATCCCAACTGATTGGAAAACCCACACCTGAACAGCTCGAAGAGTGGAACAATAATGTCAGCAAACCCTTTTTACTTTTTATCGCCCAACCTTACGTTTTGATTCAAGAGTTAGATTTGCAGTAA
- a CDS encoding ABC transporter permease subunit, giving the protein MFDKLFKDDNAKKRWARFKNRRGALSSVYVFLFLVLISLTAELWANNKPIFMLYNGKLHVPVYFDYHPTEFGRTDIMQMDYRSLKEDPKNKFDIWPLIEWSPFEFNNDLSSYPSAPSKQNLMGTDDRGRDVLTRLIYGFRYSIGFAVLAWIISYAIGVVIGAFMGFSGGIVDLIGMRVQEVWESLPTLTVLITLIAMLSPSFTLLVLFQALFAWTLISIYIRAEFLKLRQREFVEAARAVGVSRPIIMFKHILPNALAPIVTFSPFAIAGGITALTALDYLGFGLKPPTPSWGELLQQAKNYFTIAWWLAVFPSIAIFITVFSLNMIGEGVRDAFDPRKEAK; this is encoded by the coding sequence ATGTTCGATAAATTATTTAAAGACGATAATGCAAAAAAAAGATGGGCAAGATTTAAAAATCGCCGAGGCGCACTGTCATCGGTGTATGTGTTCTTGTTCTTAGTGCTTATCAGTCTGACTGCAGAACTGTGGGCCAACAATAAACCTATTTTTATGCTTTATAACGGCAAGCTACATGTTCCAGTGTACTTTGATTATCATCCAACTGAGTTTGGTCGCACTGATATCATGCAAATGGATTATCGCAGTTTAAAAGAAGATCCTAAAAATAAATTCGATATATGGCCCCTGATTGAGTGGAGTCCCTTTGAATTTAACAATGATCTGTCTTCCTATCCTAGTGCACCTTCCAAGCAAAATCTTATGGGAACGGATGATCGTGGAAGGGATGTTTTAACTCGTTTGATCTATGGATTCCGCTATAGTATTGGGTTTGCGGTTCTAGCTTGGATCATCTCTTATGCAATTGGTGTGGTGATTGGAGCCTTTATGGGCTTTTCTGGTGGCATTGTGGATCTGATAGGAATGCGAGTGCAAGAGGTATGGGAGTCCTTGCCTACGCTGACCGTGCTGATCACCTTGATTGCAATGCTATCACCGAGTTTCACTCTGTTGGTTTTATTCCAGGCTCTCTTTGCGTGGACCTTAATTAGTATTTATATTCGTGCAGAGTTCTTGAAACTTCGTCAAAGAGAATTTGTCGAAGCTGCCCGAGCCGTAGGTGTGTCTCGTCCCATCATCATGTTTAAACACATTTTACCCAATGCACTGGCACCTATTGTGACATTTTCGCCTTTTGCTATTGCGGGAGGGATCACGGCCTTAACTGCTTTAGACTATTTGGGATTTGGTTTAAAACCTCCAACACCCAGTTGGGGTGAGCTGTTACAGCAAGCCAAAAACTATTTTACTATTGCGTGGTGGCTAGCGGTGTTTCCATCTATTGCCATTTTTATTACTGTATTTTCATTAAATATGATTGGTGAAGGCGTTAGGGACGCTTTTGATCCCCGCAAAGAAGCTAAATAA
- a CDS encoding ABC transporter permease subunit, translated as MFKYILKRILLMIPTLFGISLFCFVIINMAPGGPIERIIQQMKFAGAAGGGGGGGSQVGVSEEVIEALKKQYGFDKPILVRYGIWVKNMVTLDFGDSFTYQEPVVDVIMQRFPVSLQFGLISLLLVYLICIPLGIFKAVRDGSPFDNATSMVLFVMYSIPTVMMAILLIVFFAGSSFLDWFPIGELYSDGYEYKSFFGKVVDRAHHFILPLICYMLHSFSALTFLMKNSFLDQVKLDYVRTARAKGLDEHTVLYKHTLRNALIPIVTGLNSFLLVMFNGSIIIEQIFQLDGIGLLTFRAVLDGDYNVLMALIFIPAVLLLIGRLLTDIAYTFVDPRIDFK; from the coding sequence GTGTTTAAGTATATACTCAAAAGAATTTTACTGATGATCCCCACTTTGTTTGGGATCAGTCTATTTTGCTTTGTCATTATCAATATGGCTCCAGGTGGACCTATTGAACGTATCATCCAACAGATGAAGTTTGCAGGCGCTGCAGGTGGTGGTGGCGGCGGAGGCTCACAAGTGGGAGTCTCTGAAGAGGTGATCGAAGCTCTTAAGAAACAGTACGGTTTTGATAAACCTATCCTTGTTCGTTATGGCATTTGGGTGAAGAACATGGTCACTCTGGATTTCGGAGACAGCTTCACCTATCAGGAACCAGTAGTAGATGTGATCATGCAGAGGTTTCCAGTCTCTTTGCAGTTTGGCTTGATCTCGCTGCTCTTAGTGTATTTGATATGTATACCCTTGGGGATATTTAAAGCCGTCAGAGATGGCAGCCCGTTTGATAATGCCACCAGTATGGTCCTCTTTGTCATGTACTCTATTCCCACGGTGATGATGGCGATCTTGTTGATTGTGTTCTTTGCGGGTTCCAGCTTTTTGGATTGGTTTCCTATTGGGGAACTTTATTCTGATGGATATGAGTATAAAAGTTTTTTTGGAAAAGTGGTGGATCGTGCTCATCATTTTATTTTGCCTTTGATCTGCTACATGCTGCATAGTTTTTCAGCCCTTACATTTTTAATGAAGAACTCTTTTTTAGATCAAGTGAAGTTGGATTATGTCAGAACCGCGAGAGCCAAGGGTCTAGATGAGCACACGGTATTGTATAAGCATACCCTTCGTAACGCTTTGATCCCTATTGTGACAGGTTTAAATTCCTTTTTGTTGGTGATGTTTAATGGTTCGATCATCATCGAGCAGATTTTTCAATTGGATGGAATTGGACTTTTAACTTTTAGAGCGGTGTTAGATGGGGATTACAACGTGCTTATGGCACTGATCTTTATCCCTGCGGTGTTATTACTTATTGGTCGTTTATTAACAGATATTGCCTACACATTTGTAGATCCAAGAATTGATTTTAAATAG
- a CDS encoding ABC transporter substrate-binding protein yields MNGWTRAIIVSATLTVMTVLSVGCNKQSSNHSSGNTYYFSFKSEPTTLNPINSSDYYATKVQDYVVDRLLNKDPDTNEYLPGIAESWEVSADGKKYTFKIRKDAKFTNGEPVTVEDVKFSFDAIKDPKYEAAHKLAYVQGIGTPEILSEDTIMFPVERKYFGNLDTLARLIKVVPKSIYEKQSKDNKLSKTLVGSGPYMIDKYNKAKSIVLKKNTDWWGYKSPSEAISKSHQFDRIVIRFIKEDAISLEMLKKGQLSYRALSGEDFEKKIDTTKPEWSHITKLDLENSTYKSYSFVAWNLNNPIFAGKDTRRALTHLMNRQLIIERFMYGKGYLANGPWYRQSQYADPNVKDLNYDPDAAKALLAKDGWKDSDGDGILDKTVAGKKVDFRFTLLNPNRDVEKYFTLYKEDLKKAGIDLDIRNADWNSFIKALDERKFDAVTLAWSGDEDDIEIDPKQIWHSQSADANGSNFINYKNKRVDELIDKAQAELDAKKRIPLLREVYKIIADDAPYLFLFIPKSMHGVDKKVQRPKDTYKYTVGIKYWSMPSANGGAEI; encoded by the coding sequence ATGAATGGATGGACACGAGCTATAATTGTATCTGCTACGTTAACTGTGATGACTGTTCTTTCTGTGGGCTGCAATAAACAAAGCTCGAATCATTCTTCTGGAAACACCTATTACTTTTCCTTTAAATCTGAACCGACGACTTTAAATCCTATTAACAGCTCGGATTATTATGCCACTAAGGTTCAAGACTATGTGGTGGACCGTTTATTAAATAAGGATCCTGACACCAACGAGTACCTTCCTGGTATTGCTGAAAGTTGGGAAGTGTCCGCTGACGGTAAGAAGTACACTTTTAAGATTAGAAAAGATGCGAAGTTCACCAATGGAGAGCCCGTTACAGTAGAAGATGTGAAGTTCAGTTTTGATGCCATCAAAGACCCTAAATATGAGGCTGCCCATAAGTTGGCTTATGTTCAAGGAATTGGCACACCAGAGATCCTTTCCGAAGACACGATCATGTTTCCTGTGGAAAGAAAGTACTTTGGAAACTTAGACACCTTAGCTCGTTTGATCAAAGTCGTGCCCAAATCTATTTATGAAAAGCAAAGTAAAGATAATAAACTGTCTAAAACTCTTGTGGGTTCAGGCCCGTACATGATTGATAAGTACAACAAAGCTAAAAGTATTGTACTTAAGAAAAATACAGACTGGTGGGGTTACAAAAGCCCATCGGAAGCGATCAGCAAGTCTCATCAGTTTGATAGAATTGTGATTCGTTTTATTAAAGAGGACGCGATTTCTTTAGAGATGCTTAAAAAAGGCCAGCTGTCTTACCGCGCTCTATCTGGTGAAGATTTTGAAAAAAAGATTGATACCACAAAGCCAGAATGGTCTCACATTACTAAACTGGATTTAGAAAATAGCACTTATAAGTCTTACAGCTTTGTGGCTTGGAATCTGAATAATCCAATCTTTGCTGGCAAAGACACGAGAAGAGCTCTAACCCATCTTATGAATCGCCAATTGATCATTGAGCGTTTCATGTACGGGAAAGGTTACTTAGCCAATGGCCCTTGGTATCGTCAAAGTCAGTATGCAGACCCCAATGTCAAAGACCTTAACTATGATCCTGATGCGGCAAAAGCTTTACTCGCTAAAGATGGATGGAAAGACAGCGATGGGGATGGAATCTTAGATAAAACGGTGGCTGGAAAAAAAGTGGACTTTAGATTTACACTGCTTAATCCTAACCGCGATGTCGAGAAGTACTTCACTCTTTACAAAGAGGACCTTAAAAAAGCAGGGATCGACTTAGATATTCGTAATGCGGATTGGAATAGCTTTATCAAAGCTTTAGATGAGAGAAAGTTTGATGCCGTGACCTTAGCGTGGTCTGGTGATGAAGACGACATCGAGATTGATCCAAAACAAATTTGGCATAGCCAAAGTGCCGACGCCAACGGCTCTAACTTTATCAATTACAAAAACAAGAGAGTGGATGAGTTGATTGATAAAGCGCAAGCTGAGTTAGATGCTAAAAAGCGTATCCCTTTACTCAGAGAAGTTTATAAAATCATTGCGGACGATGCGCCTTATTTGTTTTTATTTATTCCCAAATCTATGCACGGAGTAGATAAAAAAGTGCAAAGACCAAAAGACACATATAAGTACACTGTGGGTATAAAATATTGGTCTATGCCGTCTGCTAACGGCGGCGCAGAAATATAG